In Catenulispora sp. EB89, one genomic interval encodes:
- a CDS encoding adhesin, giving the protein MLTLTDRAAEAVHNLTNQSDLPDESAGLRIVSHGAAQNSGQGQLSLSLTQGPHAGDAVVETGTARVFLEAEAAQALNDQQLDATVADDGGVRFLLAPQQ; this is encoded by the coding sequence TTGCTGACTCTCACCGACCGGGCCGCCGAGGCCGTCCACAACCTGACCAACCAGTCCGACCTGCCCGACGAGAGCGCCGGGCTGCGCATCGTCTCGCACGGCGCGGCCCAGAACAGCGGGCAGGGTCAACTCTCTTTGTCCCTCACCCAGGGCCCGCACGCCGGAGACGCCGTCGTGGAGACCGGGACCGCCCGGGTCTTCCTCGAGGCCGAGGCCGCACAGGCCCTGAACGACCAGCAACTCGACGCGACCGTCGCCGACGACGGCGGCGTGCGCTTCCTGCTCGCACCTCAGCAGTAG